In the Streptomyces sp. BHT-5-2 genome, one interval contains:
- a CDS encoding 3-hydroxyacyl-CoA dehydrogenase yields MTAIGTDTTVAVVGTGTMGQGIAQVALVAGHPVRLYDSAPGRAAQAAEAIVRRLDRLVEKGRIPTAERDAARARLSPADTLAELSGAALVVEAILEQLPAKQELFRSLEDIVPADCLLATNTSSLSVTAVAGGLRHPGRCVGMHFFNPAPLLPLVEIVSGFATDGTAAATAYDTAAAWGKAPVRCADTPGFIVNRIARPFYAEALRLHEERAADPATIDAVLREGSGFRMGPFELTDLIGQDVNEAVTHSVWTAFFQDPKFTPSLAQRRLVEAGLHGRKTGRGWFDHTEGAPRPEPATAAPAPGPASVTLHGELPRPAAALPELIENAGIEVTRDGAPGESEGFVRLPGGAALALTDGRPATGRDRGPTLRFDLSLDYRAATRIALAPSATASEADVAEAVGLFQALGKQVSVIDDVPGMIVARTVAMIVDFAVDAAARGVATPEDIDTAMRLGVNYPGGPMEWADRLGAPWVRTLLDSLHHQNAGGRYVPSRALRRRADLEEWVL; encoded by the coding sequence ATGACGGCAATCGGGACCGACACCACCGTGGCGGTGGTGGGCACCGGCACCATGGGGCAGGGAATCGCGCAGGTGGCGCTGGTCGCCGGCCACCCCGTCCGGCTCTACGACAGCGCCCCCGGCCGCGCCGCGCAGGCCGCCGAGGCCATCGTCCGGCGGCTGGACCGGCTCGTCGAGAAAGGCCGGATCCCGACCGCCGAACGGGACGCCGCCCGGGCCCGCCTCTCCCCCGCCGACACGCTCGCCGAACTCTCCGGTGCCGCGCTGGTCGTCGAGGCCATCCTGGAACAACTCCCCGCCAAACAGGAGCTGTTCCGCTCCCTGGAGGACATCGTCCCGGCGGACTGCCTCCTGGCCACCAACACCTCCTCCCTCTCCGTCACCGCGGTCGCTGGCGGACTCCGGCACCCCGGTCGCTGTGTCGGCATGCACTTCTTCAACCCCGCGCCGCTGCTCCCCCTGGTCGAGATCGTCAGCGGCTTCGCGACCGACGGGACGGCCGCGGCCACCGCCTACGACACCGCCGCGGCCTGGGGCAAGGCCCCCGTGCGCTGTGCCGACACCCCCGGCTTCATCGTCAACCGCATCGCCCGCCCCTTCTATGCCGAGGCCCTGCGCCTCCACGAGGAGCGGGCCGCCGACCCCGCCACCATCGACGCCGTCCTGCGCGAGGGCAGCGGCTTCCGGATGGGCCCGTTCGAACTCACCGACCTCATCGGGCAGGACGTGAACGAGGCGGTCACCCACTCGGTGTGGACGGCCTTCTTCCAGGACCCGAAGTTCACGCCCTCCCTGGCACAGCGCCGCCTGGTGGAGGCCGGCCTGCACGGCCGCAAGACGGGACGCGGCTGGTTCGACCACACCGAGGGCGCCCCCCGCCCGGAACCGGCGACCGCCGCCCCCGCCCCCGGCCCGGCCTCGGTCACCCTGCACGGCGAACTGCCCCGCCCCGCCGCCGCACTGCCCGAGCTGATCGAGAACGCCGGCATCGAGGTCACCCGCGACGGCGCACCGGGGGAGTCCGAGGGCTTCGTCCGGCTTCCCGGCGGCGCCGCTCTCGCCCTCACCGACGGCCGTCCGGCCACGGGCCGGGACCGCGGCCCCACCCTCCGCTTCGACCTCTCGCTCGACTACCGGGCCGCGACCCGGATCGCCCTCGCCCCCTCGGCGACGGCCTCCGAGGCGGATGTCGCCGAGGCCGTCGGCCTCTTCCAGGCGCTCGGCAAACAGGTCAGCGTGATCGACGACGTCCCCGGCATGATCGTCGCCCGCACGGTCGCCATGATCGTCGACTTCGCGGTGGACGCCGCGGCCCGGGGCGTCGCCACCCCCGAGGACATCGACACCGCCATGCGGCTCGGCGTGAACTACCCCGGCGGCCCGATGGAGTGGGCCGACCGGCTCGGCGCTCCCTGGGTGCGGACGCTGCTGGACTCCCTGCACCACCAGAATGCCGGGGGACGCTACGTACCGTCCCGGGCGCTGCG
- a CDS encoding TrmH family RNA methyltransferase, protein MSSETTAPAEPLQYDEGYGPTIGVGPHPQPWPQDGRYDPELLAHGDRRNVVDRYRYWTREAIVADLDTRRHDFHVAVENWSHDFNIGSVVRTANAFLAKEIHIVGQRRWNRRGAMVTDRYQHVRHHPDTAELTAWAAAEELPIIGIDNLPGSVPLETTVLPRRCVLLFGQEGPGLTEEARAHASTVCSIAQFGSTRSINAGAAAAIAMHAWIGRHAQIPDA, encoded by the coding sequence GTGAGCAGCGAAACCACCGCCCCCGCCGAGCCCCTCCAGTACGACGAGGGATACGGGCCGACGATCGGCGTCGGCCCGCACCCGCAGCCCTGGCCGCAGGACGGTCGCTACGACCCCGAGCTGCTCGCCCACGGCGACCGCCGCAACGTCGTCGACCGCTACCGCTACTGGACCCGCGAGGCGATCGTCGCCGACCTCGACACCCGCCGCCACGACTTCCATGTGGCCGTCGAGAACTGGAGCCACGACTTCAACATCGGTTCGGTCGTCCGGACCGCCAACGCCTTCCTGGCCAAGGAGATCCACATCGTCGGGCAGCGCCGCTGGAACCGCCGCGGCGCGATGGTCACCGACCGCTACCAGCACGTCCGCCACCACCCGGACACCGCGGAACTGACCGCCTGGGCCGCCGCCGAGGAGCTGCCGATCATCGGGATCGACAACCTCCCCGGCTCCGTGCCGCTGGAGACCACGGTGCTGCCGCGCCGCTGCGTCCTGCTCTTCGGCCAGGAGGGGCCGGGGCTGACCGAGGAGGCCCGCGCGCACGCCTCGACGGTCTGCTCGATCGCGCAGTTCGGCTCGACGCGCTCCATCAACGCCGGGGCCGCCGCGGCTATCGCCATGCACGCCTGGATCGGTCGCCACGCGCAGATCCCGGACGCCTGA
- the paaN gene encoding phenylacetic acid degradation protein PaaN gives MAAEMTAAQLIEKHRPTLDKALEAIRTRAYWSPHPEHPKAYGENAAQDGLAAFEALRGNRFALDQPGTDDWTGEEVSPYGPELGIAYPHPDVSVLLPAMRATLPEWRGAGPEARAAVCLEILARISARTHEFAQAVMHTSGQAFMMAFQAGGPHAQDRGLEAVAYAYEEQTRTPGTASWTKPQGKRDPLELTKTFTAVPRGVALVIGCNTFPTWNGYPGLFASLATGNPVLVKPHPRAVLPLALTVKVAREVLAEAGFPADLVCLAVDRPGEGLAKTLAVRPEIRIIDYTGSTAFGDWLEANARQAQVYTEKAGVNSVLVESTDDYKGMLANLAFSLSLYSGQMCTTPQNLLIPRDGIDTDAGPKSYDEVVGDLAGAVSGLLGDDARANALLGAIVNPQVKERIDEATGLGEVALASREVVNPEFPGATVRTPLIVKLDGAKPESEAAYLSECFGPVSFAVAVDSAADAVALLRRTIREKGAMTVGAYTTSTEVERLVEDACLEECAQLSLNLTGGVYVNQTAAFSDFHGSGGNPAANAALCDGAFVANRFRTVEVRREP, from the coding sequence ATGGCCGCCGAAATGACCGCAGCGCAGTTGATCGAGAAGCACCGCCCGACCCTCGACAAGGCGCTGGAAGCCATCCGCACCCGGGCGTACTGGTCCCCGCACCCCGAGCACCCCAAGGCGTACGGCGAGAACGCCGCACAGGACGGCCTGGCCGCGTTCGAGGCACTGCGCGGCAACCGCTTCGCGCTCGACCAGCCCGGCACCGACGACTGGACGGGCGAGGAAGTCTCGCCCTACGGGCCGGAGTTGGGCATCGCCTATCCGCATCCGGACGTCTCGGTGCTGCTGCCGGCCATGCGGGCCACGCTCCCCGAGTGGCGGGGCGCCGGGCCGGAGGCGCGTGCCGCGGTGTGCCTGGAGATCCTGGCCCGGATCAGCGCGCGCACCCACGAGTTCGCGCAGGCCGTGATGCACACCAGTGGCCAGGCGTTCATGATGGCGTTCCAGGCGGGCGGGCCGCACGCCCAGGACCGCGGCCTGGAGGCGGTGGCGTACGCCTACGAGGAGCAGACCCGCACCCCCGGGACGGCATCGTGGACCAAGCCGCAGGGCAAGCGGGACCCGCTGGAGCTCACCAAGACGTTCACGGCCGTGCCGCGCGGCGTCGCCCTGGTGATCGGCTGCAACACCTTCCCGACGTGGAACGGCTATCCGGGCCTGTTCGCCTCGCTCGCGACCGGCAATCCGGTGCTGGTCAAGCCGCATCCGCGCGCGGTGCTGCCGCTGGCCCTGACGGTCAAGGTGGCCCGGGAGGTGCTCGCCGAGGCCGGTTTCCCCGCCGACCTGGTGTGCCTGGCGGTGGACAGGCCGGGCGAGGGCCTGGCCAAGACGCTGGCGGTGCGGCCCGAGATCCGGATCATCGACTACACCGGCTCGACCGCCTTCGGCGACTGGCTGGAGGCGAACGCCCGCCAGGCCCAGGTGTACACCGAGAAGGCCGGTGTCAACAGCGTGCTCGTCGAGTCCACCGACGACTACAAGGGCATGCTCGCCAACCTCGCCTTCTCGCTGTCGCTCTACAGCGGCCAGATGTGCACCACGCCGCAGAATCTGCTGATCCCGCGGGACGGCATCGACACCGACGCCGGCCCGAAGTCGTACGACGAGGTCGTCGGCGATCTGGCGGGCGCGGTCAGCGGCCTGCTGGGCGATGACGCGCGGGCCAACGCACTGCTCGGCGCGATCGTCAATCCGCAGGTCAAGGAGCGGATCGACGAGGCGACCGGGCTCGGCGAGGTGGCGCTGGCCTCCCGTGAGGTGGTGAACCCGGAGTTCCCCGGGGCCACGGTCCGCACGCCACTGATCGTCAAGCTGGACGGCGCCAAGCCGGAGTCCGAGGCGGCGTATCTCTCGGAGTGCTTCGGCCCGGTCTCCTTCGCGGTGGCGGTCGACTCGGCGGCCGACGCGGTGGCGCTGCTGCGCCGCACGATCCGGGAGAAGGGCGCCATGACGGTCGGCGCCTACACCACCTCGACCGAGGTGGAGCGGCTGGTGGAGGACGCCTGTCTGGAGGAGTGCGCCCAGCTGTCGCTGAATCTGACCGGCGGGGTGTATGTGAACCAGACGGCGGCGTTCTCCGACTTCCACGGCTCGGGCGGCAATCCGGCGGCCAACGCGGCGCTGTGCGACGGCGCGTTCGTGGCCAACAGGTTCCGGACGGTGGAGGTACGGCGGGAGCCGTGA